In Synechococcus sp. CB0101, a genomic segment contains:
- a CDS encoding sulfotransferase domain-containing protein, with the protein MDRSVLVRPRWLRGALRKGAYPYYWLTAPLRPLPSALIIGTMKGGTSTLNAWLRHHPQVMFSAIKEVHYFDECFERGERWYRTYFPLWEQWLGGRCSLEATPAYLYRASVVIPRMHALLPEARLIVLLRNPVARAISHYGHQLQRGVEQRSAADALMGADPSGKGKPNHYKRRGLYAEQLEQVLQLYPREQLLVLRSEDFFAEPATSYATVQRFLDLDLQPLPPLSAPENVGRAKTEIAPEVRAHLHDFYREPNQRLQALLPEFPLWDSPHTGAGFSG; encoded by the coding sequence ATGGATCGCTCGGTGCTGGTGCGCCCCCGATGGCTGCGTGGCGCACTGCGCAAGGGGGCCTATCCCTATTACTGGCTTACTGCGCCGCTGCGCCCTCTGCCCTCGGCCCTGATCATCGGCACGATGAAGGGGGGCACCAGCACCCTCAATGCCTGGTTGCGCCATCACCCGCAGGTGATGTTTTCCGCGATCAAGGAGGTGCACTATTTCGATGAGTGCTTTGAGCGCGGCGAACGCTGGTATCGCACCTATTTCCCCCTCTGGGAGCAGTGGCTGGGTGGCCGCTGCAGCCTGGAAGCCACCCCTGCCTACCTCTATCGGGCATCGGTGGTGATCCCCCGTATGCATGCCCTGTTGCCCGAGGCGCGCTTGATCGTGCTGCTGCGCAATCCGGTGGCCCGGGCCATTTCCCATTACGGCCATCAGCTGCAGCGCGGCGTGGAGCAGCGATCAGCCGCTGATGCCTTGATGGGAGCCGATCCCTCTGGCAAGGGCAAGCCCAACCACTACAAGCGGCGTGGGCTGTATGCCGAGCAGCTGGAGCAGGTGCTGCAGCTCTACCCCCGCGAGCAGTTGCTGGTGTTGCGCAGCGAAGACTTTTTCGCGGAACCGGCCACTTCCTACGCCACGGTGCAGCGTTTTCTCGACCTGGATCTCCAGCCGTTGCCGCCCCTCTCGGCTCCGGAAAATGTGGGCCGGGCTAAGACGGAGATCGCACCGGAGGTGCGGGCTCACCTCCATGACTTTTACCGCGAGCCCAACCAACGCCTGCAGGCGCTTTTGCCTGAGTTCCCCCTATGGGACTCCCCTCACACTGGAGCAGGATTCAGCGGCTGA
- a CDS encoding DUF2103 domain-containing protein, translating to MGRLVITHSTYLEGLIPLLKRLVRDPAIDTITPAVIARVKGRSPELRLRVSTPITGGWKLVARRGSSAQEVFVVTALNAEALEERIGQALSR from the coding sequence ATGGGCCGGCTGGTGATCACCCACAGCACCTACCTGGAGGGGCTGATCCCACTGCTGAAGCGGCTGGTGCGCGATCCAGCGATCGACACCATCACACCCGCCGTGATCGCTCGGGTGAAGGGCCGTTCGCCAGAGCTGCGTCTGCGGGTGTCCACGCCGATCACGGGGGGCTGGAAGCTGGTGGCCCGGCGGGGCAGCAGCGCCCAGGAGGTGTTCGTGGTCACGGCCCTGAATGCCGAAGCCCTGGAAGAGCGAATCGGTCAGGCGCTCAGCCGCTGA
- the clpS gene encoding ATP-dependent Clp protease adapter ClpS yields the protein MAQQAVRDKQRVDAPYPTGRVIVLDDDHNTFQHVVEVLVRYIPAMTSDRAWELAHQIDGQGSALVWSGPLEQAELYHQQLGAEGLTMAPLERG from the coding sequence ATGGCACAGCAGGCGGTACGGGACAAGCAGCGGGTTGACGCCCCCTATCCCACTGGCCGCGTGATCGTGCTCGACGACGACCACAACACCTTTCAGCACGTGGTGGAGGTGTTGGTGCGTTACATCCCGGCCATGACATCCGATCGGGCCTGGGAGCTGGCCCATCAGATCGACGGCCAGGGATCAGCGCTCGTGTGGAGCGGTCCGCTCGAGCAGGCGGAGCTGTATCACCAGCAGCTCGGGGCCGAAGGACTCACGATGGCGCCGCTGGAACGGGGCTAA
- the petN gene encoding cytochrome b6-f complex subunit PetN: MLITVGWASLCAVFTFSIAMVVWGRNGDGSINF; this comes from the coding sequence ATGCTGATCACCGTGGGTTGGGCCTCTCTGTGCGCCGTATTCACCTTCTCGATCGCCATGGTGGTGTGGGGCCGTAACGGCGACGGCTCCATCAACTTCTGA
- a CDS encoding CofH family radical SAM protein has protein sequence MPPIWSDDLQRELVAQLSADPTSASSVSLADQLLAMPASEALRGHADRLREQLVGETVTYVVNRNLNFTNHCLQHCSFCAFRRDPGADGAYWHSFDTLQERAAEAAQLGASELCIQGGLNPDARQEGSALRYYQALLEALQAAAPGLHLHAFSPQELLFIAEQDALPLQAVIDGLLDAGLGSIPGTAAEVLDESVRARLCPEKLTARQWCAVVLQVHRSGLRSTATLMAGHIESNRQRATHLLTLVALQQMAWQHQQAGFSEFVLLPFIGAQAPAPLRQRVGRDQPELAAMLALTAQARLLLDRWIVNHQPSWVKLTLAGATEALRWGANDLGGTLMEESITSAAGALGGTAQSVEALRAAAGALQRPVRQRTTLYGAVPACV, from the coding sequence CTGCCTCCGATCTGGAGTGACGATCTCCAGCGGGAGCTCGTGGCCCAGCTCAGCGCTGATCCAACCAGTGCCAGCAGTGTGAGCCTGGCGGATCAGCTGCTCGCCATGCCTGCATCGGAAGCCCTGCGAGGGCATGCCGATCGCTTGCGAGAGCAGCTCGTGGGGGAGACGGTCACCTATGTGGTGAACCGCAACCTCAATTTCACCAACCATTGCCTGCAGCACTGCAGCTTTTGCGCCTTTCGCCGTGATCCCGGGGCGGACGGGGCTTACTGGCACAGCTTCGACACCTTGCAGGAGCGAGCCGCTGAAGCTGCCCAGCTGGGCGCTTCAGAGCTGTGCATCCAGGGGGGGCTCAATCCGGATGCCCGGCAGGAGGGGTCTGCATTGCGCTATTACCAGGCGCTGCTGGAAGCCCTCCAAGCCGCCGCCCCTGGTTTGCACCTGCATGCGTTTTCGCCGCAGGAGCTGCTGTTCATTGCCGAGCAGGATGCCCTGCCGCTTCAGGCGGTGATCGATGGACTGCTCGACGCTGGCCTCGGCTCGATTCCTGGTACCGCAGCGGAGGTGCTGGATGAATCGGTGCGCGCGCGGCTATGCCCCGAAAAGCTCACGGCTCGGCAGTGGTGTGCCGTGGTGCTCCAGGTGCATCGCAGTGGCTTGCGCAGCACGGCCACGCTGATGGCCGGTCACATCGAATCCAACCGTCAGCGCGCCACCCATCTGCTCACGCTGGTGGCTCTGCAGCAGATGGCCTGGCAGCATCAGCAGGCTGGGTTCAGCGAGTTCGTGTTGCTCCCCTTCATCGGTGCGCAGGCTCCAGCGCCCCTCCGGCAGCGCGTGGGCCGCGATCAGCCCGAGCTTGCGGCGATGCTCGCCCTCACGGCCCAGGCCCGGTTGCTGTTGGATCGCTGGATCGTGAACCACCAGCCCAGTTGGGTGAAGCTCACCCTGGCGGGTGCCACCGAAGCGCTGCGATGGGGCGCCAACGACCTGGGTGGCACCTTGATGGAGGAGAGCATCACCAGCGCTGCCGGAGCCCTCGGTGGTACGGCCCAATCGGTTGAGGCTCTGCGGGCAGCGGCCGGTGCGCTTCAACGCCCTGTGCGTCAGCGCACCACGCTCTATGGGGCGGTACCGGCGTGCGTCTGA
- the psb29 gene encoding photosystem II biogenesis protein Psp29: MGVSLTVADSKRAFHSAFSYVIAPIYRRLVDELLVELHLLSHQKGFRADGLFAVGLTQVFDSFSTGYRPEAQREPLFQALCSANGFDGAALRAQAEQARQQVGHHSLEEVKGWLSNQGQGAPELIASLLQGVQRDDFHYSRLVAVGLLSLLQSAQGADALDPQALRSAAHEIGESMGLIKDRVDKDLSLYAGNIEKMSQAVELMEETVAAERRRRERAAEGSAT; encoded by the coding sequence GTGGGCGTGAGCCTCACTGTTGCCGATAGCAAGCGTGCCTTCCATAGCGCTTTTTCCTATGTGATCGCACCGATCTACCGGCGCCTGGTGGATGAGCTGCTGGTGGAGCTGCATCTCCTCAGCCATCAAAAGGGTTTTCGGGCCGATGGCCTGTTCGCCGTGGGCCTCACCCAGGTGTTCGACAGCTTCTCCACCGGCTACCGCCCCGAGGCCCAGCGGGAGCCGCTGTTCCAGGCGCTCTGCAGCGCCAACGGCTTTGACGGCGCCGCCCTGAGGGCCCAGGCTGAGCAGGCCCGTCAGCAGGTGGGGCACCACAGCCTGGAGGAGGTGAAGGGTTGGCTCTCGAACCAGGGTCAGGGTGCCCCTGAGCTGATCGCTTCACTTCTGCAAGGCGTGCAGCGCGATGACTTCCACTACTCACGGCTGGTGGCCGTTGGTCTGCTGAGCCTGCTGCAGAGCGCCCAGGGTGCTGATGCCCTCGATCCTCAGGCCTTGCGGAGCGCCGCGCACGAGATCGGTGAATCGATGGGCTTGATCAAAGATCGCGTGGACAAAGATCTCAGCCTCTATGCCGGCAACATCGAAAAGATGAGCCAGGCGGTGGAGCTGATGGAGGAAACCGTGGCAGCGGAGCGGCGCCGCCGTGAACGCGCCGCGGAAGGCAGCGCTACCTGA
- the clpP gene encoding ATP-dependent Clp endopeptidase proteolytic subunit ClpP has translation MIPIVIEESGRGERAFDIYSRLLRERIIFLGEPVTSESANRIVAQLLFLEAEDPEKDIYLYINSPGGSVYDGLGIFDTMQHIKPDVHTVCVGLAASMGAFLLCAGAKGKRSSLTHSRIMIHQPLGGARGQASDIRIQADEILYLKKKLNQELADRTGQPLSRIEEDTDRDFFMSPAEAAEYGLIDKVIDKRPVRAV, from the coding sequence ATGATCCCGATCGTGATCGAAGAGTCGGGCCGGGGCGAGCGGGCATTCGATATCTATTCGCGCCTGCTGCGCGAGCGCATCATTTTCCTCGGCGAGCCCGTCACCTCCGAGTCGGCGAATCGGATCGTGGCCCAGCTGCTCTTCCTGGAGGCCGAAGACCCTGAGAAGGACATCTACCTCTATATCAATTCCCCCGGAGGCTCCGTCTACGACGGTCTCGGCATCTTCGACACCATGCAGCACATCAAGCCGGATGTGCACACGGTGTGCGTGGGTCTGGCCGCTTCGATGGGTGCTTTCCTCCTCTGCGCCGGCGCCAAGGGCAAGCGCAGCAGCCTCACTCACTCGCGGATCATGATCCACCAGCCCCTCGGTGGTGCCCGCGGCCAGGCCAGCGACATCCGCATCCAGGCTGACGAGATCCTCTACCTCAAGAAGAAGCTCAACCAGGAGCTCGCCGATCGCACCGGCCAACCCCTGAGCCGCATCGAAGAAGACACCGACCGCGACTTCTTCATGTCACCTGCCGAAGCCGCTGAGTACGGCTTGATCGACAAGGTGATCGACAAGCGTCCGGTGCGTGCCGTCTAA
- a CDS encoding DUF2256 domain-containing protein, which produces MGKGRPPSERPSKVCPVCGRPFSWRKKWATVWEEVIYCSDRCRKRR; this is translated from the coding sequence ATGGGCAAGGGCCGCCCTCCTTCGGAGCGGCCCAGCAAGGTCTGCCCCGTGTGCGGCAGGCCTTTTTCATGGCGTAAGAAATGGGCAACGGTATGGGAGGAGGTGATCTACTGCTCCGACCGTTGCCGCAAACGCCGCTGA
- a CDS encoding amidase — translation MTLTRRNALQMLGATAGFGMAGALGLAPSRGVRAAGAAPTEARDLELAYMTATKQLQLFRQKKLSPVEVLKAQLRLTEQRGKVVNCFTYLHPKEAMAQAQESERRWQQGNPRALEGITVALKDEMAVKGWTMTAGSKVFRDRVMTTNDPIVVKLLDAGAVLHAQTTVPEMYFLGVTWSDLWGVTRNPWNLQYAVGGSSGGSGAALAAGLTTLATGSDMGGSIRIPAAFNGLWGFKPPYGRVPVEPTYVSLLPSVLGPLARTLPDMIRLENVISGPAPGVMNSLRPKLDLPLTYAGVKGMRIAYSPNQGWAKVSENVRRNTEAALAALERQGAVITKVDLDLGVSGSDIRKVLMESLLTGIQGADMADLVSQKDQLTSYGRHFAELASTSMGPQQARHAAQVSAEIYRRVDAQVFQSGYQALIMPTLTTSEIPADIDPFRDTLLVDGVEVDPLAGWVLTPLWNLLNWNPVLAAPTGLDPDNMPTSIQIIAPTYEDATCMRVGSALASAMPQLYTGNRFPTLTRS, via the coding sequence GTGACCCTCACTCGCCGCAACGCCCTGCAGATGCTTGGAGCCACTGCAGGCTTCGGAATGGCTGGAGCCCTTGGATTGGCCCCTTCCAGGGGGGTGAGGGCCGCTGGTGCTGCTCCAACGGAGGCCCGCGATCTCGAACTCGCTTATATGACGGCGACGAAGCAGCTCCAGCTGTTCCGCCAGAAAAAGCTCTCACCGGTGGAGGTGCTGAAGGCGCAGCTTCGGCTCACCGAGCAGCGCGGCAAGGTGGTGAACTGCTTCACCTACCTCCATCCCAAGGAGGCGATGGCGCAGGCCCAGGAATCGGAGCGGCGCTGGCAGCAGGGCAATCCGCGCGCGCTTGAGGGCATCACGGTGGCCCTCAAAGATGAGATGGCGGTGAAGGGCTGGACCATGACCGCCGGCTCGAAGGTGTTTCGGGATCGGGTGATGACCACGAACGACCCGATCGTGGTGAAACTTCTCGATGCCGGAGCGGTGCTGCATGCGCAGACCACCGTGCCCGAGATGTATTTCCTTGGGGTCACCTGGAGCGATCTCTGGGGCGTCACGCGCAATCCATGGAATCTTCAGTACGCCGTGGGCGGCTCCTCAGGCGGTAGCGGTGCTGCACTGGCTGCTGGTCTCACCACCCTGGCCACCGGCTCAGATATGGGCGGATCGATCCGGATTCCTGCGGCCTTCAACGGCCTTTGGGGCTTCAAACCGCCCTATGGACGGGTGCCGGTGGAGCCGACCTACGTGAGCCTGCTTCCTTCTGTGCTGGGGCCCTTGGCCCGCACCCTGCCGGACATGATCCGCCTGGAGAACGTGATCTCCGGCCCAGCGCCCGGCGTGATGAACTCCCTGCGCCCGAAGCTGGACCTCCCTCTCACCTACGCCGGGGTGAAGGGCATGCGGATTGCCTACTCACCAAATCAGGGCTGGGCCAAGGTGAGTGAGAACGTGCGGCGCAACACCGAGGCCGCCCTTGCGGCCCTGGAGCGCCAGGGCGCTGTGATCACCAAGGTGGACCTGGACCTTGGGGTGAGCGGCAGCGACATCCGCAAGGTGCTGATGGAATCCTTGCTCACCGGCATTCAGGGGGCCGACATGGCCGATCTGGTGAGCCAGAAGGATCAGCTGACGAGCTATGGCCGTCACTTCGCCGAACTGGCATCCACCTCGATGGGACCGCAACAGGCGCGGCATGCAGCACAGGTCTCGGCCGAGATCTATCGCCGAGTCGACGCTCAGGTGTTCCAGAGCGGGTATCAGGCGCTGATCATGCCCACGCTCACCACCAGCGAAATACCCGCCGATATCGACCCCTTCCGCGACACATTGCTCGTGGATGGTGTGGAGGTGGATCCCCTCGCCGGCTGGGTGCTCACCCCCCTCTGGAACCTGCTCAATTGGAACCCCGTACTGGCTGCACCCACAGGACTGGATCCCGACAACATGCCCACCAGCATCCAGATCATTGCGCCCACCTATGAGGACGCCACCTGCATGCGTGTGGGATCAGCCCTGGCCTCGGCGATGCCGCAGCTCTACACCGGAAACCGCTTCCCCACCCTCACCCGCAGCTGA
- a CDS encoding Coq4 family protein — translation MGFRYLNQIASKEHIAEFLELADLAAGGGESASNVFELSRRITGNPMVVCERKLKQDPAAAALIKQRRLSGPYNVEAMKQLPKGSLGHTYAKVMEAMGYDIDFFPDPAFYNNLESDADYINYRVYATHDLHHILSGFSLDNFGEIGVVSISVSQFSFPGFLFLDLVSLMLSFFQTDKLDEEFTNDLERAGSIGYSFDLITQGMNMGIKAKPLFPIIWEERMADNLDDLRIELGIEPVREGPYSWYSNAVIQDALS, via the coding sequence ATGGGATTCCGCTACCTCAATCAGATTGCATCCAAAGAGCACATCGCTGAATTTCTCGAACTGGCCGACCTGGCGGCTGGAGGCGGCGAGAGTGCCAGCAATGTGTTTGAGCTGTCGCGGCGGATCACCGGCAATCCAATGGTGGTGTGTGAGCGCAAACTCAAACAGGATCCAGCTGCGGCTGCCTTGATCAAGCAACGCCGCTTAAGTGGGCCCTACAACGTGGAGGCGATGAAGCAACTCCCGAAGGGAAGCCTCGGGCACACCTACGCCAAGGTGATGGAAGCGATGGGATACGACATCGATTTCTTCCCTGATCCGGCGTTCTACAACAACCTTGAAAGTGATGCTGATTACATCAACTACAGGGTCTACGCCACCCATGACTTACACCATATTCTGAGCGGCTTCAGTCTCGACAACTTTGGCGAGATCGGTGTAGTGAGTATCAGTGTGAGCCAGTTCAGCTTTCCCGGTTTCCTCTTTCTCGACCTGGTGAGTCTGATGCTGAGCTTTTTCCAGACCGACAAGCTTGACGAGGAGTTCACCAATGATCTGGAGCGTGCAGGCAGCATCGGCTACAGCTTCGACCTGATCACCCAGGGCATGAACATGGGGATCAAAGCCAAACCCCTCTTCCCGATCATTTGGGAAGAGCGCATGGCCGACAACCTCGATGATCTGCGCATTGAACTCGGCATCGAGCCGGTTCGCGAAGGCCCCTACAGCTGGTACAGCAATGCTGTCATTCAGGACGCCCTGAGCTAG
- the ftsH gene encoding ATP-dependent zinc metalloprotease FtsH, with protein MNQRWRTIALWVLPIGVALFLGWQVLGNGAGRLSAPNGPTVAPSNAAVARMSYGRFLDYVEAGRVTAVDIFDGGRTAVVEAVDPDLDNRVQRLRVDLPGLAPELVNNLKEQGISFDIHPPRQAPPALGLLGNLLFPLLLIGVLVFLARRGNGMPGGPGQAMQFGKTKARFAMEAETGVKFDDVAGVEEAKQDLQEVVTFLKTPERFTSVGAKIPKGVLLVGPPGTGKTLLAKAIAGEAGVPFFSLSGSEFVEMFVGVGASRVRDLFKRAKENSPCLIFIDEIDAVGRQRGAGVGGGNDEREQTLNQLLTEMDGFEGNSGIIIIAATNRADVLDSALLRPGRFDRQVQVDVPDIKGRLSVLKVHSRDKKLADDVSLEAIARRTPGFSGADLANLLNEAAILTARRRKDATSLAEIDDAVDRIIAGMEGKPLTDGRSKRLIAYHEVGHALVGTLVKAHDPVQKVTLIPRGQAQGLTWFSPDEEQMLVSRAQLRARIMGALGGRAAEDVVFGHAEVTTGAGGDIQQVASIARQMVTRFGMSEVGQLSLEAGNQEVFLGRDLMTRSDGSDATAARVDLAVRQIVQNCYEETVKLVAENRACMDRVVDVLIEKESLDGDEFRALVGEFTAIPEKERFSPFISDGEVVSEAKAEPEAAQA; from the coding sequence ATGAATCAGCGCTGGCGCACCATTGCCCTATGGGTGCTGCCCATCGGGGTAGCCCTGTTTCTGGGCTGGCAAGTGCTCGGCAACGGTGCCGGTCGCCTCAGCGCTCCCAACGGCCCCACCGTGGCTCCCAGCAACGCTGCGGTGGCTCGGATGAGCTACGGCCGCTTCCTGGATTACGTGGAAGCAGGTCGTGTCACCGCCGTCGACATTTTTGATGGTGGCCGCACCGCCGTAGTGGAAGCGGTCGACCCCGATCTCGACAACCGCGTGCAGCGCCTGCGCGTGGACCTGCCCGGGCTGGCTCCTGAGTTGGTGAACAACCTCAAGGAGCAGGGCATCAGCTTCGACATTCACCCGCCCCGCCAAGCACCGCCGGCCCTCGGCCTGTTGGGGAACCTCCTGTTCCCGCTGCTGCTGATCGGCGTACTGGTGTTCCTGGCTCGCCGTGGGAACGGCATGCCCGGCGGCCCCGGACAAGCGATGCAGTTCGGCAAAACCAAGGCGCGCTTTGCAATGGAAGCCGAAACCGGCGTGAAGTTTGACGATGTGGCCGGTGTGGAAGAGGCCAAGCAGGACCTTCAGGAAGTGGTGACCTTCCTCAAGACCCCTGAACGCTTCACCTCCGTGGGCGCCAAAATCCCCAAAGGTGTGCTGCTGGTGGGTCCTCCCGGCACCGGTAAAACCCTCCTGGCCAAAGCCATTGCCGGTGAGGCCGGCGTGCCCTTCTTCTCCCTCTCCGGCTCGGAGTTCGTGGAGATGTTTGTGGGTGTGGGTGCCAGCCGCGTGCGCGATCTGTTCAAGCGCGCCAAGGAAAACAGCCCTTGCCTGATCTTCATCGACGAGATCGATGCCGTGGGCCGTCAGCGCGGCGCCGGTGTGGGCGGTGGCAACGACGAGCGTGAGCAGACCCTCAACCAGCTCCTCACGGAGATGGATGGCTTTGAGGGCAACAGCGGCATCATCATCATTGCCGCCACCAACCGCGCTGATGTGTTGGATTCGGCGCTGCTGCGCCCCGGCCGTTTCGACCGTCAGGTGCAGGTGGATGTGCCCGACATCAAGGGCCGCCTGTCGGTGCTCAAGGTGCACTCCCGCGATAAGAAGCTCGCCGATGACGTGAGCCTCGAAGCCATTGCCCGCCGCACCCCTGGATTCTCCGGTGCTGACCTGGCCAACCTGCTCAATGAGGCCGCCATTCTCACGGCACGTCGCCGCAAAGACGCCACCAGCCTCGCCGAGATCGACGACGCGGTGGACCGGATCATTGCCGGCATGGAGGGCAAACCCCTCACCGATGGCCGCAGCAAGCGTCTGATCGCGTATCACGAAGTGGGCCACGCCTTGGTGGGCACCCTGGTGAAAGCCCACGACCCAGTGCAGAAGGTCACCCTGATTCCGCGTGGCCAGGCCCAAGGTCTCACCTGGTTCTCCCCCGACGAGGAGCAGATGCTGGTGAGCCGCGCGCAGCTCCGGGCCCGGATCATGGGAGCCCTGGGCGGCCGCGCTGCTGAAGATGTGGTGTTCGGCCACGCTGAAGTGACCACCGGCGCCGGCGGCGACATCCAACAGGTGGCGTCCATCGCCCGCCAGATGGTGACCCGTTTTGGCATGAGCGAAGTGGGCCAGCTCTCCCTCGAGGCTGGCAACCAGGAAGTGTTCCTGGGCCGCGACCTGATGACCCGCAGCGACGGCTCTGATGCCACTGCAGCTCGTGTGGATCTGGCTGTGCGCCAGATCGTGCAGAACTGCTATGAGGAAACCGTGAAGCTCGTGGCCGAGAACCGCGCCTGCATGGACCGGGTGGTGGATGTGCTGATCGAGAAGGAAAGCCTCGATGGTGATGAATTCCGTGCACTCGTGGGTGAATTCACAGCCATCCCTGAGAAAGAGCGCTTTTCTCCCTTCATCAGTGATGGTGAGGTGGTGAGCGAAGCCAAGGCTGAGCCTGAAGCTGCCCAGGCCTAA
- a CDS encoding DUF1830 domain-containing protein produces MAQLTCGYRNSSDRMVIVRCIGPDEFFLERVVFPFELLSFLAPPESIVQIWTHSLGGAELRESIAVEDLCVDLSGLESTPEPAAPASMAESVGMALDWQQAS; encoded by the coding sequence TTGGCGCAGCTCACCTGTGGCTACCGCAACAGCAGCGATCGCATGGTGATCGTGCGCTGCATCGGCCCGGATGAGTTCTTTCTCGAACGGGTGGTGTTCCCCTTTGAGCTGCTCAGTTTTCTGGCGCCACCCGAATCGATTGTTCAGATCTGGACCCACAGCCTGGGTGGAGCTGAATTGCGAGAAAGCATTGCGGTCGAGGATCTATGCGTGGATCTCTCTGGGCTTGAGAGCACACCCGAACCGGCAGCGCCCGCGTCGATGGCGGAGAGCGTTGGCATGGCCCTTGACTGGCAGCAAGCCTCCTGA
- a CDS encoding ABC transporter permease, giving the protein MAAKLAVGETVGMALATLKSNRLRSLLTMLGIVIGNASVITLVGVGRGAQNLAEGQLNTLGANVLFVVPGNNDSRRQGIDFPKTLVLEDAEAIAEQVPSVKRVVPQITLSAVLQAGAKSSSATVSGITPDFLTVRRFEVAQGRFIDQRDLDGARNVVVIGPDLRDKLLPVGSAIGKQLRIRDQSFEVIGVMAPKGAVFGQNQDEAAYIPLSTMVSKLSGRDPTYGVSLNFISVEARDEASTGAAKFQITNLLRQRHNILREDDFAVRSQKDALSIVGTITGGLTLMLGAIGAISLLVGGIGIMNIMLVSVSERTSEIGLRKAIGARSSDVLAQFLVEALVLSSLGGVIGSALGLSAVAAVAAITPLPAAIGGTSVLITVGLSGSIGLVFGVLPARRAARLDPITALRSL; this is encoded by the coding sequence ATGGCCGCCAAACTCGCTGTCGGTGAAACCGTGGGGATGGCCTTGGCCACCCTGAAGTCGAACCGCCTGCGCTCCCTGCTCACGATGCTCGGCATCGTGATTGGCAACGCCTCGGTGATCACCTTGGTGGGCGTGGGCCGCGGTGCGCAGAATCTGGCGGAGGGTCAGCTCAACACCCTCGGTGCCAACGTGTTGTTTGTGGTGCCTGGCAACAACGACAGCCGCCGCCAGGGCATCGACTTCCCCAAAACCCTCGTGCTGGAGGATGCCGAGGCGATCGCTGAGCAGGTGCCTTCGGTGAAGCGGGTGGTCCCGCAAATCACCCTCAGCGCCGTGCTTCAGGCAGGGGCCAAGAGCTCAAGCGCCACGGTCTCGGGCATCACACCCGACTTCCTCACGGTGCGCCGTTTCGAAGTGGCCCAAGGCCGCTTCATCGACCAGCGCGACCTTGATGGGGCCCGCAACGTGGTGGTGATCGGTCCGGATCTGCGCGACAAACTGCTGCCGGTGGGGTCTGCCATCGGCAAGCAACTGCGCATCCGCGACCAGAGCTTTGAGGTGATCGGTGTGATGGCCCCAAAGGGGGCCGTCTTCGGCCAAAACCAAGACGAGGCGGCCTACATCCCGCTCTCCACCATGGTGAGCAAGCTCTCCGGCCGTGATCCCACCTACGGCGTCAGTCTGAATTTCATCAGCGTGGAGGCCCGGGATGAAGCGAGCACCGGCGCGGCGAAATTTCAGATCACCAACTTGCTGCGCCAGCGCCACAACATCCTGCGGGAAGACGACTTCGCCGTGCGCTCCCAGAAAGATGCCCTGTCAATCGTGGGCACCATCACCGGCGGCCTCACCTTGATGCTGGGTGCGATTGGCGCGATCTCGCTGCTGGTGGGGGGCATCGGGATCATGAACATCATGTTGGTGTCGGTCAGTGAGCGCACCTCCGAAATCGGTCTGCGCAAAGCGATCGGTGCCCGCAGCAGCGATGTGCTCGCTCAGTTCCTGGTGGAGGCCCTGGTGCTGTCCAGCCTCGGCGGGGTCATCGGCAGCGCCCTCGGCCTTTCAGCCGTGGCGGCGGTGGCCGCGATCACGCCCCTGCCCGCTGCCATCGGCGGCACCAGCGTGCTGATCACCGTGGGGCTCTCCGGCTCCATCGGCCTGGTGTTTGGGGTGCTCCCGGCCCGGCGGGCCGCACGGCTCGATCCGATCACGGCCCTGCGCAGCCTTTAG